GCGCGACGACGGCGCGCCGTGCGCTCGTGCTGAATCTGGCGGCCGAGCCGGGCGAGACGGCGGGATTCTCGGCGGAGCGTCACATCCATGTTCTGGCCCAGCATGCCCCCGACTTCAGCGTGCATGACATCATCGTCGATGCCAGCCGGGTGCCGAGCGACCGTGAACGGGAGCAACTCAGCCGCACCGCCAACATCCTCAACGCCAGAGTTGAGTTTGCTGACGTGTCTCGACCTGGTACACCTTTACATGACCCGGCGAAGTTGGCCGCGGTGCTGGAGGGGGTCCGGTTACGTGCGTTGGGGCCCGGGCGGGCCGTGCAGGAGCCCACCGTTCCCACGCCCGCTGCGAGGTCTGTCGACGTTGGGCACCACGAGCCGGCGCCGAATACACCGAGAGGGGACGATCCGTGGCGATGACAGCCGAAGTGAAGGACGAGCTGAGCCGCCTGGTAGTCAACTCGGTGAGCGCTCGCCGCGCGGAGGTGGCGTCATTGTTGCGCTTTGCCGGCGGCCTGCACATCGTGGCCGGCCGGGTGGTGGTCGAAGCCGAGGTGGACCTCGGGATCATCGCGCGTCGGCTGCGCAAGGACATCTACGACCTGTACGGCTACAACGCAGTGGTGCACGTGCTGTCGGCCAGTGGGATCCGGAAGAACACCCGCTATGTCGTGCGGGTGGCCGCCGACGGCGAGGCGTTGGCCCGGCAGACCGGCCTGCTCGACCTTCGTGGCCGCCCCGTCCGGGGGCTGCCCGCACAGGTCGTCGGCGGCAGCGTCGGTGACGCCGAGGCCGCATGGCGCGGGGCGTTCCTCGCGCACGGCTCGTTGACCGAGCCGGGGCGGTCGTCCGCGCTTGAGGTCAGCTGCCCGGGTCCCGAGGCGGCCCTGGCCTTGGTCGGTGCCGCGCGCCGGCTCGGCGTGAGTGCCAAGGCCCGCGAGGTCCGCGGCAGTGACCGCGTCGTGGTGCGCGACGGCGAGGCGATCGGTGCGCTGCTGACCCGAATGGGCGCCCAGGACACCCGGTTGACGTGGGAGGAACGGCGGATGCGCCGCGAGGTCCGCGCCACGGCCAACCGACTGGCGAATTTTGACGACGCGAACCTGCGCCGGTCGGCGCGGGCCGCGGTCGCCGCCGCCGCCCGCGTGGAGCGCGCGCTGGAGATCCTGGGTGACGGCGTACCCGATCACCTGGCCGCGGCGGGCAAGCTGCGCGTGGAGCATCGGCAGGCGTCGCTGGAGGAACTGGGTCGGCTCGCCGATCCGCCCATGACGAAAGACGCTGTGGCCGGCCGTATCCGGCGCCTGCTGTCGATGGCCGATCGCAAGGCCAAGCAGGAGGGGCTGCCCGACACCGAGTCGGCGGTGACGCCGGACCTGCTCGACGACGCCTGATCGTTCGGCGCGCACACCTCGTCGGGGGTCAACGGGCGGCGCCTCAGATCCGTTGAGCCGCAAGACTCGGTCATGTGCGACGGGCTGGCACCGGGTCCTACCCACCTCGCAGTCATCCGTGAGCGGCATCCGCGGCAGACCGGATCTGATCCGCGAGTTTCGCCGCTCCGAAACAACGGGCACTTAACACCCGGTCGGGGGTACGGACGACAACGATTTTGGTCACGAGACCCGGCATCAGCTCCACCGACTCGACGTGCCGAAGAGCCAGTACAACGTCCAAGCTTCCGTTTTGGAGTGACCGGTTGGCGGTATTGGGGTGAAACTCCACTGTTGTGGTTGTCAGCGTCAGTCGGCCGCCGACCCACAGCCCGCCGTAGCGCTGCCGTGACCGGTCGATCCAACGTGTGCTGCCTGAGCTTGTTTGCGCAGCGAGTCGTCCCAGCGCGTTGACTTCGGCGTCCTCGATGAGGGCGTTCGCCGTCTTGGAAGTGATCACAGTCACGGCGGCAAACCTAACAGGGGCAGTGCCGGTCCAGTCGTCGTTGCGGTGCTGCTGCCCGG
The genomic region above belongs to Mycolicibacterium sp. HK-90 and contains:
- the whiA gene encoding DNA-binding protein WhiA produces the protein MTAEVKDELSRLVVNSVSARRAEVASLLRFAGGLHIVAGRVVVEAEVDLGIIARRLRKDIYDLYGYNAVVHVLSASGIRKNTRYVVRVAADGEALARQTGLLDLRGRPVRGLPAQVVGGSVGDAEAAWRGAFLAHGSLTEPGRSSALEVSCPGPEAALALVGAARRLGVSAKAREVRGSDRVVVRDGEAIGALLTRMGAQDTRLTWEERRMRREVRATANRLANFDDANLRRSARAAVAAAARVERALEILGDGVPDHLAAAGKLRVEHRQASLEELGRLADPPMTKDAVAGRIRRLLSMADRKAKQEGLPDTESAVTPDLLDDA